In Pieris brassicae chromosome 12, ilPieBrab1.1, whole genome shotgun sequence, the genomic window TACATACGTCATGTGAAAGTTGTTCCCtacctatatatatgttaGATGCGGGTAGGACAATTATCAATTATGTGAAGGTAGGTTTCGtctgtttatttatatccATTAAGTATATACTTTACTAACTTACTATACACTATTTAGTGTAAAGGGCTATTATAATGTGCTTTTGCTTATCAACATTATAACTTGCGTATTACAgttgataattataaattctgtTTTGAATAAACGAAATTTAGTAGGTTAATTTTTGGTACAGTATAGCTATCGAGAGATCACGCTACATGGCTAACTTGTTTaaatgttcatttgtttttctttagaaATAAACCAAATTTCTCTCCTCTTCCAAATGTAATTTTGGTCCTGTAATATATGATGTAGTTCGgcgtatatatgtataatgtgCATAATATGTGTAATCTGCAAGTGAATATCAGATTCATACTGTCAACTTGGCGTCGCCATTGTCAAACTTACTCGTAGAAATTCCTGAACGTCATGTTGCATAAATGAATCCAAAGTCTCCCAGCCGAAACTTTTAGTCAGTTTCTTGGTAGCGACAGGTTTGTCTGTGAACTGTAGATCGTAGAAAACTCGTTGTAGCGCAAAAGCGACGGATCTTGAACTATCGTCGCCCACAGTCGGTATTTTGTAAACGGCTTTTCGTAACACATTTGTGAAGAATAAAGTTTGTAAAAGGGAATTCATGTAGCATGTCGCCCCTTGATTTTTGAGACCTGAAAATGTGAAAATGAGAATTGAATACTTATACATACTTATGTATTTGCAGTTATTTTGTACATTTCATACTTTTCTAAgccattaatataaaattcatgaactatttacactttttattACTGTCGTTGATTTATagcaagataaaaatatttccctGTTATAGGTTTTAAACGTGAATATTGGACTACAGCTATGTCCGAAAAGATCATTTATAAAGACCTAACCAAACCAAACCAAATTATCAAACTAGCAAATTTATTTAGtccttaaataatacaattttatgtttgacattttagtaaaactcaatttaaactaaaatccgtgctatactttataaatagtttttgaagattgtttttagaattaaaacaCCTTTTTACATTAGTTCCCGTTAATACTTTTAGTAAAATACCCGTAAAACGCCTGCGCATCCAACGAGCCAAGGTATTGGTAACAATAGATATTGTTTCAAAATTATCAGTTGATTGATGTCAATCATGAGTGAtcaataagatattttattattgatttattacaaaacaacaACTCTTTACCAACATAACCGGTATGTTTCTTTGAATCCCATGACACTCCATGTGGTGCTTCAGCTATCACATGCGCCTCAATGGTGATGGAGTCATCTTTAACAAAGCCCTTCTCTTCATCCATAAGGTCTTTCCAGGATATGAAGTGAGCAAAACCCCAGTCATCCTCTTtactaaaagtattaaattaaatttgtttttcaaatattatttgaaatttcacACGTCATGCTTACGTAATTTAGattcctatttatatattcaaagtaGTGTTTGTCTCGTAGTTAAAGGTACGGCTCTCAGCTTTGGGATCGTGACAAACCCCGATTGTTCCCAATGGCTtttttatgtgcgcaattaacaaTCGTACAGTAACTGTAAGAACGGcagtcaggcacagaagactgacttgcttgtttatataataaaaataatagacaaatataataaataaattataatctaaaaataattaagttagaTTTAGGTCACTAAAGAGTTCTCGCACTGACTCCAAGTCTTTCTCAATTGCTATCTTCACCGTATTCTGGGTATCTACTGGCTCGAGAAGATCTGTAACGAGCGACTTTGGAAGCGCTGCTGAGAAACCCCGATAAGCCAGAAGATCAAGTGAAGCAAGTGAAAATGAttaggccatacactccgaagagATTACAATCATATCCCCAAGCAGCCGCTTGATTGAAACCCGCAAGAAAACCGGAAACGTGGCCATCCCAAGCAAACATGACgtacagttgcagatgaggcaaagagagccggaaagaattggagcgaggtgaaatacCAGGTTCAAGATCGAAGGGGATGGAGAATCACCGAGGTCGCCTTCAGCCCCACCTAGTGGTTATTAAGGCTAGgggacattaagtcaagttACTCATATTAACGGTTATAACGCccatgaaaaaaaaagttaactaCCGAGGTGCAAAAAATACGAAACCGAAAGATGATGATGAGATCAATgtttatataactaaaaactGATAAATGTACTGATATTATGTTATGAtcaaagaccggcaacgcactcgggaggcctctggcattgagtgtccatgggcggcggtataacttaacagCAGGTGAgcgtcctgcccgtttgcccccttttctctattaaaaaaaacatataaataaaaaaattacgtaaaagCTATCTCTTACTGTTAGTTCTTCAAACATACGTTTTTCAAGGATAAGTTCATGTAATACTTACCAATGGTACATATGATGTAGCTTCCTACATAGATGCTCTTCTTCCGGCTTATACGTCAACAACTTAAGCTCCCCCAGTCCGTAGCATGACCAACCAGGTAGACTGCAGTCCCCATTGCACTGCAGAAAGATTCCAAGGGCTTTTTGCTGTTGTCTTTCTGGAGTGCTTGTATTGCGGACAAGGACCAGTATCTTCCATGGTAGACATCGTACGAAGCAAGGCGGGGAAAGAACTTGTTCTTTTAGCTGGCTCAAGTTTTTAACTGTATAACGGAAGGTGGCTTCGGAGCGAGCGATGTCAACATCGTCAGTCGATGCCTCCTGAAATTCGTTGGTTTCGAATTAAGTcctataaaatcatattaataataaaatatgtttattgttttcaaatttttatttcttataaatcaaagagtaatttgtataaaattggcaattatataaaaaaactataaatcatAATCACTTATTAAAAGGATAATGCATTACAATAtgtctaatattaattttgtattgttttgttttacaaaatcatcaaattggtttttttataataagggtaatttaaaaatattttaccgtATGTGAATGCTCTGTATGAGCAGTTTCTGGACAGGCGCTTTCAATCATTTTACCTCAGTGGGTAGGAAACTAAAACAGCTAAAACAACCAACTAAAACATAATagcaaatacaaaaaaaacaataacagttgaaaaattcacattatttgacgatgtaaatgtttgttataaaaatgtaaatacaagaattttgatttgttttgaACGATGATATCCGCTGTCATTGTTTGCTATACTTGTCAATTTGAgttattctaaattcaaagaGTTCAAACTGACCTGACTGAAAAAggtttaatgtaattataatagcaaaaatgtatagtaatgctttactttattatttaatattacatttatttcaccACAATTATCgagaatatataatttaaatgttttcattaaatattatataatcgaCTTAcatttacagaaaaaaaacatatttgtaaaataattatttatttacgtaaaatttatatagaattttttatattacttgaATTTCGTTGAAATGAGTATATTAAaaggtaataattattaaaaatataaaatcattgaCAATTTGTAACGTTTCTTTAGATCCACAGATGGCGCCACGTATCAATGTTATTGTGTGTTGCTGATAATGCAGAACTATTCTTGTGGTTTGGCGGGAAAACACTTAGtctctgtaaaataaaatagtgttGTATAGGGACAACTGTTAAGTGTTATTTgacttatacataattaaatatattaaaaataagttcataAAAAGAGTGGTTGAAAAATActgaaacttttattataattggtgTAGCAATAGCTGACGGTGAAGTATTTGTGCTgttttaacattgtttttagGCCTAAGTAAGAAAGCAAGGGTTGTTGCAGAGCGTTACAGAGCCAGATAGTAAGTaattgtctttttttataaacaatataatattcttaaatcgTATTTTCTGTGTagcattacttttttatatttttttaaagtttatacttaatattttgttgcAACGAATTTGACgagttttatgaaaaataattcgtTATTTTGTTGGCGACGAACGTCACGATTCCCGGTGAATCAGCAAGTAAAGAACGCTTGTAATTTGTTTgagttaaaacatttaatatgatTTCAAAACAACTGTATTTTCAAGGCCAATTTTAATGAgaccttaataataattaaagaatatttattaaagtaataataattaaacaataatttacttattttctcccatataacatttacaacaacaaATAAGACTACAGTTGAGAAGGTATTGGGAGGCTGGTTTCCTAACTAGGTAAGAACCTGTGATATGGATAAACAGACTTCCATTCCACAACAAAGTCATATTGAgtgataataaaaagtatatacatatatgggtaggcaaacaaatttaacgttttaaataaggaaagaaaaataaagcaaaGCAGTTAACTAGTTAGAagttagtagaaataaagttgtatggGTGTATATGTGAGTGTGcgtgtatgtgtgtgtaatAGTGGGAGAGGGTATGTTGTGGGTATGTGCCAGGTAAACGACTGAGAACATAtgcgaaaattattttaatacatctaGCAGATTTTCCGTTTGGTCATAGtttaaagtaagtaaaaatgtGAGAGGAGAAACGAAAGGGAAGAGACAATGAGGTTTTAAGAACTGCTCGTTGGGCTCGCTTAAGTTGCAGGAGTGAGGTTTTATAGGTGCTTCCCCAGACCGCTACACAGTAAATGAGCAGTGATTGGCAAAGCGACTTGTACACCATTCTAATTGTAGTGGTGTTTTGCAGCCGAAGGCAATCACGAACCATTTAAGCGTCGCGGACGTTACGTTTGTCCACTGATGTTGTGGGTGGCACCCTTTTTTTGTGAATGCcatgtattttgttttgactGCATTGAGCGTTAAGACGTTGTCGCTATGCCAATCAGTCACACTATCCAGGCCAGATTGAGTGACAACCTCCCCCCAAGTCGGGGGCCCAATAATTGCTTTATACGACCTTAGAATCTTAGCGAATCTTTCTACCTCACACTCATCAGTGGCTAACAGTACTAGATAATTATGACTAGTATTACCTTCAGAACTGCATTCAACAACAGAGTTAGAACAGttcttttgtattatattttccgCCAAATTCTTGCCAACGCCCACGAAAAATTGATTGCTATCACTGACCTCTGCCATTGCAAATATGTATACTAGCTTAAATagagataataatatatatacacacatataattaaaatatcctaccaccaatattttttttagtattcgATTTACGAGAAATAGTTAAAGGTTATTATCGCTTAGGCTGCAATATACTATAGTTATAGTCACAAATAGAGTGCCATCAGAGACGGAACATTAGGTTTGAGATTAGTTAAGGATTAGCTGTAACTCTAGTCACAGGCCACTTAATCTTATCTCGAACCACACGAGTTAGTCAATTAGTCGTTCGTTAAATCCTCTACAGTTTGTACTTGAGATTTTAACTACAATGTTGAAAGTTTAATGCACTTAGGCGAGGTATTATCTCTTAGGCGAGTTATCTTTGGTTGCATTACtcaatatacattattaaattagatgTTTTGAGGACGTAGATAATCAGCTAGTCTCTGCAAATATGCAAAGGCGTGCTTCAACtgctgtataaataattattcccTTCgtagatacattttttttaaataagccaTTTGTGCCTGTCagcattttttatagaacaacgGCAACGGAGagaaggctcacctaatgtgaATGATGAATTAATCAAAATTCCAATGAAGGTtcttattcaatttaaggataaataaaaatgttagttgAAGGgtcaaaaatagaaaataaattttttatcattttcaatttaagaatttattttttatttaagatttt contains:
- the LOC123717515 gene encoding ubiquitin carboxyl-terminal hydrolase 7-like isoform X2, which encodes MIESACPETAHTEHSHTEASTDDVDIARSEATFRYTVKNLSQLKEQVLSPPCFVRCLPWKILVLVRNTSTPERQQQKALGIFLQCNGDCSLPGWSCYGLGELKLLTYKPEEEHLCRKLHHMYHCKEDDWGFAHFISWKDLMDEEKGFVKDDSITIEAHVIAEAPHGVSWDSKKHTGYVGLKNQGATCYMNSLLQTLFFTNVLRKAVYKIPTVGDDSSRSVAFALQRVFYDLQFTDKPVATKKLTKSFGWETLDSFMQHDVQEFLRVLIDKLENKMKCTAVEGTIPKFFEGKMTSFIKCKNVNFTSACLETFYDIQLSVKGKKDIYESFKDYISTELLDGDNKYDAGEHGLQEADKGVLFDEFPPILHLHLMRFQYDPQSDTSVKFNDRFEFYETLNLNAYLKEIPATPAHYTLHAVLVHSGDNHGGHYVVFINPKGDGKWCKFDDDVVSRCTKQEAIEYNYGGREDAPYLARRATSAYMLIYIQTSQLKYVLQDVAETDIPADLCERITEEMRYEMAAEK